From a region of the Verrucomicrobiia bacterium genome:
- a CDS encoding NAD(P)H-dependent glycerol-3-phosphate dehydrogenase → MNVTVIGTGGWGTALAVLLHGNGHKVNLWGRLKEEVEPIIAAGENKAFLPGVKIPKEIVLTLDTKSALHGAELVVLAVPSHGMRPICAKLHDYLPTDVPVVSVAKGIENGTGCRMSEVIAEVLKTEHIVVLSGPSHAEEVGRGIPTAVVVASRQAEHAVRAQKAFMNERFRIYTHDDVIGVELGGALKNVIAIAAGTCDGIGFGDNTKAALCTRGLTEMTRLGVALGARSETFFGLSGVGDLIVTAFSRHSRNRGFGERLGKGETPEQIATSTQMVAEGVKTASSAWQLAQRHGVDVPITREVHAILYEGKPPKQAVRDLMTREAKPEFGA, encoded by the coding sequence ATGAACGTCACCGTAATTGGTACAGGCGGGTGGGGGACGGCGTTGGCGGTGCTCTTGCACGGCAACGGGCACAAGGTCAATTTGTGGGGGCGGTTGAAGGAGGAGGTCGAGCCGATCATTGCGGCCGGCGAGAACAAGGCATTCCTGCCCGGTGTAAAGATTCCCAAGGAAATCGTGCTCACGCTGGATACGAAATCAGCACTGCACGGAGCCGAGTTGGTGGTGTTGGCCGTTCCCTCGCACGGAATGCGACCGATCTGCGCAAAACTTCACGATTATCTTCCCACCGACGTTCCCGTGGTCAGCGTTGCGAAGGGAATTGAGAACGGAACAGGTTGCCGGATGAGCGAGGTGATCGCGGAAGTGCTCAAGACCGAACACATTGTCGTGCTTTCCGGGCCCAGCCACGCGGAGGAAGTGGGACGCGGGATTCCGACAGCAGTGGTGGTCGCGTCGCGCCAGGCCGAGCACGCGGTCCGGGCGCAAAAGGCATTCATGAACGAACGCTTCCGCATTTATACGCACGATGACGTCATCGGGGTCGAATTGGGCGGTGCGCTGAAGAACGTCATTGCCATCGCCGCCGGCACGTGTGACGGGATCGGGTTTGGGGACAACACCAAGGCGGCGTTGTGCACGCGCGGGCTGACCGAGATGACTCGGCTTGGTGTGGCGTTGGGCGCGCGCTCCGAGACGTTCTTCGGACTGAGCGGCGTGGGGGACCTGATTGTCACCGCGTTCAGCCGCCACAGCCGCAACCGCGGATTCGGTGAACGGCTGGGAAAAGGTGAAACGCCCGAACAGATCGCCACTAGCACGCAGATGGTGGCCGAGGGGGTAAAGACAGCCAGTTCAGCCTGGCAACTGGCGCAACGTCATGGCGTGGATGTGCCCATCACGCGTGAGGTGCATGCCATCCTTTACGAAGGCAAACCACCCAAACAGGCTGTCCGCGACCTGATGACCCGGGAAGCCAAGCCTGAATTTGGCGCGTGA
- a CDS encoding sigma-70 family RNA polymerase sigma factor translates to MERVSKPDAKVEASDRELLERCRAGDETAFDDLVLRHQQRAFNVAFQLLRDHEDATEVAQDAFVRIYRSIGNFRGECEFTTWLHQIVVNLARNKHRWWKRRGRQAGMSLDSTVETADGEVSMQIAGNTDAPDVQAVKDEFVELLSRRMHELPRKFREVLVLRNVNNLSYEEIAEALDCSVGTVKSRIARAREVLRKSLKDEL, encoded by the coding sequence ATGGAGCGTGTCTCAAAGCCGGACGCCAAAGTTGAGGCAAGCGATCGAGAGTTGCTCGAACGCTGCCGGGCGGGCGATGAAACAGCGTTTGATGACCTGGTGCTGCGCCACCAGCAACGGGCGTTCAACGTCGCCTTTCAACTACTGCGCGACCACGAGGATGCCACGGAAGTGGCCCAGGATGCGTTTGTGAGGATCTATCGGAGCATTGGCAATTTTCGCGGGGAGTGCGAGTTCACGACCTGGCTGCACCAGATCGTTGTGAACCTGGCCCGCAACAAACATCGTTGGTGGAAACGGCGCGGTCGACAGGCGGGCATGTCCTTGGACAGCACGGTTGAGACCGCTGATGGGGAAGTGTCCATGCAGATCGCCGGGAACACCGATGCGCCCGACGTGCAGGCGGTGAAGGACGAGTTTGTTGAATTATTGAGTCGCCGAATGCACGAACTTCCGCGCAAGTTTCGGGAGGTACTGGTGCTGCGAAACGTCAATAACCTGAGCTATGAAGAAATTGCCGAAGCGCTGGATTGCTCCGTTGGCACGGTCAAATCGCGGATCGCGCGCGCGCGGGAGGTGTTGCGCAAAAGCCTGAAGGACGAGCTGTGA
- a CDS encoding zf-HC2 domain-containing protein, whose product MKDCDHIRGELSAYLDGELTPPQRTEVETHLASCAECQRELVELKTLVTGVAALPKLQPTPRFLADVRRKIASDGKPGALTWQDYVFRPLWLKIPLEVAALIVITGLVIRSGHPLSAEKTASLEFAKAENRENLRENTVSSGTRAKQAIANEPKSAVAAQMPTAAGPGRTPVIGNADEVSATPPLAPSPVIDLVRSVEFPRSKPGEIVTVHARVFDDVRNRAQQLATRCNGRVVVVPQSKDVTERTLFVEMPREYVAAFKLELSKTTGPSAAVATGGSTGESGTASAAPSPTGVLTGNAPTNNSADGLATFGLGNDATIAAPTTLLEIRVVAPAN is encoded by the coding sequence ATGAAGGATTGCGATCATATTCGCGGGGAGTTGTCGGCTTACCTCGACGGCGAATTGACGCCGCCACAGAGGACAGAGGTCGAGACGCACCTGGCATCGTGTGCGGAGTGCCAGCGAGAGTTGGTGGAATTGAAGACACTGGTGACCGGCGTGGCGGCGCTGCCGAAACTGCAGCCGACACCGCGGTTCCTCGCCGACGTGCGCCGCAAAATCGCGTCTGATGGGAAACCCGGGGCGTTGACCTGGCAGGACTACGTGTTCCGCCCGCTCTGGCTGAAGATTCCGCTGGAAGTGGCGGCGCTCATTGTGATCACTGGTCTCGTGATAAGGAGCGGCCATCCGCTGTCGGCAGAGAAGACCGCTTCACTCGAATTCGCCAAGGCGGAAAACAGGGAGAACTTGCGCGAGAATACTGTTTCGTCGGGTACCCGGGCAAAGCAAGCGATAGCAAACGAACCGAAATCAGCTGTTGCTGCTCAAATGCCCACGGCGGCTGGCCCAGGGCGGACCCCTGTGATTGGCAATGCCGACGAGGTGTCAGCGACTCCTCCATTAGCGCCTTCGCCAGTCATCGACCTGGTGCGAAGCGTGGAATTTCCCCGGTCAAAGCCCGGTGAAATTGTGACGGTTCACGCGCGGGTCTTTGACGATGTGCGGAATCGGGCGCAACAACTTGCGACGCGGTGCAACGGGCGGGTGGTTGTCGTTCCTCAATCAAAAGACGTGACGGAACGCACCTTATTCGTGGAAATGCCGCGCGAATATGTGGCGGCGTTCAAGTTGGAGCTATCGAAGACCACCGGGCCGTCCGCGGCAGTGGCAACGGGCGGAAGCACCGGCGAATCAGGTACAGCGAGCGCGGCGCCATCACCGACCGGTGTGCTGACGGGCAATGCGCCAACGAACAACAGCGCCGATGGCCTGGCAACATTTGGTCTGGGGAATGACGCCACGATCGCAGCGCCCACAACACTTTTGGAGATCCGGGTCGTCGCGCCGGCGAACTAG
- a CDS encoding tetratricopeptide repeat protein, which translates to MAMARPAPSKGPPAGPLDGTADLSPTQTRRAEALAEYGTGVSEEFRGEMDNALERYQRALQLDPQNTALAVRLGQIYATRRDITNALSVLESSVKANPNDAELSYWLGYIYRSDNQNEKAITAFQNTLKLEPTNLNALGGLLDIYALKDSPVEAVKLFDRAFHQKVDAGSYWMRLGDFFTAISRQKPTWAQKMDRKRIQQCYEKALALAPNDVEIEVRLADTYADNGNFQKAVDAYAKLLAQNPDAPRIRERLAANYIRADQKEKAAAVLEEIIKREPLQFAIYNYLGEVYEDLGKHEKAISNYQQSLVVNPNQPENYSLITALQLDSKQVDQALETLATWKKKFPTDFRVPYFTGLIQTDRKQYSEAVASFADAESMAQESGPDVKLSSKFYFSYAAACERNGEYDKAVSLFRKCLELDPADHGACNYLGYMWADKGVHLQEALDLIQKAVKLDPDNGAYIDSLGWVLFKLGRNEEALVQLRRAVGLIKDDATLCGHLADVLLKVGKTQEALTVLHHASELEPGNKEISEKLQKLKGNQSAVH; encoded by the coding sequence ATGGCCATGGCGCGCCCCGCTCCTTCCAAAGGCCCCCCGGCCGGCCCGTTGGACGGGACGGCGGATCTGTCCCCCACGCAGACACGCCGTGCCGAAGCTCTCGCGGAATATGGCACCGGCGTCTCGGAGGAATTCCGTGGCGAAATGGACAATGCCCTGGAACGCTATCAACGGGCGCTGCAACTCGATCCGCAGAACACCGCCCTGGCCGTTCGCCTCGGACAAATCTACGCAACCCGCCGCGACATCACCAACGCGCTCAGCGTGCTGGAGTCATCCGTCAAAGCCAACCCCAACGATGCGGAGCTTTCCTACTGGCTGGGTTACATCTATCGCAGCGACAACCAGAACGAGAAAGCGATCACCGCATTCCAGAACACGTTAAAGCTCGAACCGACGAATCTCAATGCGCTGGGTGGGTTGCTCGACATCTATGCCCTGAAAGACTCGCCTGTCGAGGCCGTCAAATTGTTTGATCGCGCCTTCCACCAAAAGGTGGATGCCGGCAGCTATTGGATGCGGCTCGGCGATTTTTTCACCGCGATCTCCCGGCAAAAGCCGACATGGGCGCAAAAGATGGATCGGAAGCGGATCCAGCAATGTTACGAAAAGGCGCTGGCCCTGGCGCCCAACGACGTTGAAATTGAGGTACGGCTGGCCGACACCTACGCGGATAACGGCAACTTCCAGAAGGCAGTGGACGCGTACGCCAAATTGCTCGCCCAAAATCCGGATGCCCCGCGCATTCGCGAGCGACTGGCGGCCAATTACATCCGCGCTGACCAGAAGGAGAAGGCCGCGGCGGTGCTCGAGGAAATTATCAAGCGCGAACCGCTGCAGTTTGCGATCTACAACTACCTTGGCGAGGTTTACGAGGATTTGGGCAAACACGAGAAGGCCATTTCCAATTACCAGCAATCTCTCGTCGTCAACCCCAACCAGCCGGAGAACTACTCCCTCATTACCGCCCTGCAGTTGGATTCCAAGCAGGTCGATCAGGCGTTGGAAACCCTGGCCACCTGGAAGAAAAAGTTTCCGACCGATTTTCGTGTGCCTTATTTCACAGGTCTCATCCAAACCGACAGGAAACAGTACAGCGAGGCGGTGGCCTCTTTTGCCGACGCGGAGTCCATGGCACAGGAATCGGGCCCGGACGTCAAGCTGAGCAGCAAGTTTTACTTTTCGTATGCCGCCGCATGCGAGCGAAACGGCGAGTACGACAAGGCGGTTTCGCTTTTCCGCAAGTGTCTGGAGCTCGACCCGGCGGACCATGGTGCCTGCAATTATCTCGGGTACATGTGGGCCGACAAGGGCGTCCATCTGCAGGAGGCGCTCGACCTGATTCAGAAGGCCGTGAAGCTCGATCCCGATAACGGTGCGTACATCGACAGCCTGGGCTGGGTATTATTCAAACTCGGGCGCAACGAGGAGGCGCTCGTGCAATTGCGGCGCGCGGTCGGTTTAATCAAAGATGATGCGACGCTGTGTGGCCACCTTGCCGATGTGCTCCTGAAGGTCGGCAAGACCCAGGAGGCGCTTACAGTGCTGCATCACGCCAGCGAATTGGAGCCCGGCAACAAAGAGATTTCCGAAAAGCTCCAGAAGCTGAAGGGCAACCAGTCCGCCGTTCACTAG
- a CDS encoding AURKAIP1/COX24 domain-containing protein, with amino-acid sequence MGSLKKRRKQKINKHKRRKRLKAMRHKKRNR; translated from the coding sequence ATGGGCTCGCTGAAGAAACGACGCAAGCAGAAGATCAACAAGCACAAGCGCCGCAAGCGCTTGAAGGCAATGCGTCACAAGAAGAGAAACCGGTAG
- the hisG gene encoding ATP phosphoribosyltransferase, whose product MSEKTTKRVLRFGLPKGSLQESTLALMAKAGWKISTGSRSYVPRTDDADLELRLIRAQEISRYVEHGFLDVGLTGADWIAENDSDVQVVGEIAYSKQTTNPARWVLAVPNDSPVKSVKDLQGKRIATELVEMTRRWLKKNGVTAEVEFSWGATEVKAPELVDAIVELTETGSSLKANNLRIVETIVSSYPQLIANKQAWDDKWKRKKIETIALMLRGALAAEEKVGLKMNVPRAKLATLLKELPALRNPTISTLSREDWVAVETIIDEKIVREIIPQLKDAGAEGIIEYPLNKVIY is encoded by the coding sequence ATGAGTGAGAAAACGACGAAACGAGTATTGCGATTCGGGTTGCCGAAAGGCAGCTTGCAGGAATCGACCCTCGCCTTGATGGCGAAAGCGGGCTGGAAGATTTCCACCGGCAGCCGCAGCTATGTGCCGCGCACTGACGACGCGGACCTGGAGTTGCGGCTCATCCGCGCCCAGGAAATCAGCCGTTACGTTGAACATGGATTCCTCGACGTTGGTCTAACTGGCGCGGATTGGATTGCCGAGAACGACAGCGACGTGCAGGTGGTCGGCGAGATCGCCTACAGCAAGCAGACCACGAATCCCGCGCGCTGGGTGCTGGCCGTGCCGAACGATTCGCCCGTCAAATCGGTGAAGGATTTGCAGGGCAAACGTATTGCGACCGAATTGGTCGAGATGACGCGGCGCTGGCTGAAGAAGAACGGCGTGACGGCGGAGGTGGAATTCTCCTGGGGCGCGACCGAGGTAAAGGCGCCGGAACTGGTCGATGCGATTGTCGAATTGACGGAAACGGGTTCGTCACTGAAAGCGAACAACCTGCGCATCGTCGAGACCATCGTTTCGAGTTACCCGCAACTCATCGCCAACAAACAGGCATGGGACGACAAGTGGAAGCGCAAGAAGATCGAGACGATCGCGCTCATGCTGCGAGGTGCGCTGGCGGCGGAGGAGAAGGTCGGACTGAAAATGAACGTGCCGCGCGCAAAGCTCGCGACATTGTTGAAGGAATTGCCCGCCCTTCGCAACCCGACGATCTCGACGCTCTCTCGCGAGGACTGGGTGGCGGTGGAAACAATCATTGACGAGAAGATTGTACGCGAAATCATCCCGCAGTTGAAAGACGCAGGCGCAGAGGGTATCATCGAGTATCCGTTGAACAAGGTGATTTACTGA
- the purN gene encoding phosphoribosylglycinamide formyltransferase yields the protein MSGGDFRIGVLGSGNGSNGEAIFEACARGKISGRVVLVLTDVADAFIQERARKRGIEARFIGPSRFKTKLEPELEEHAARMLRDAGVQLVALAGYMRVVKSPLLRAFAGRMLNVHPSLLPKFPGLRAWEQALKAGAKVTGCTVHFVEEGVDSGPIILQREVKVLDNDTPESLHERIQVAEHEIYPEAIRLFALGKLKIDGRMVRTLET from the coding sequence GTGAGCGGTGGCGATTTCCGCATCGGAGTACTCGGCTCGGGCAATGGCTCCAACGGCGAGGCGATTTTCGAGGCGTGCGCGCGCGGGAAGATTTCCGGACGAGTCGTGTTGGTGCTGACGGATGTCGCCGATGCGTTCATCCAGGAGCGGGCGCGGAAGCGCGGGATCGAAGCGCGTTTTATCGGCCCGAGCCGGTTCAAGACGAAGTTGGAACCGGAGTTGGAAGAACACGCGGCGCGGATGCTGCGCGATGCCGGTGTGCAACTCGTCGCGCTGGCGGGTTACATGCGCGTGGTGAAGTCGCCGCTATTGCGGGCGTTTGCGGGGCGGATGCTCAATGTGCATCCGTCGTTGTTGCCCAAGTTCCCTGGGTTGCGCGCGTGGGAGCAGGCGTTGAAGGCTGGAGCGAAGGTCACGGGTTGCACGGTACATTTTGTGGAGGAAGGCGTGGATTCGGGGCCAATCATCCTCCAGCGGGAGGTGAAGGTGCTCGACAACGACACGCCCGAATCGTTGCACGAGCGGATCCAAGTGGCGGAGCACGAGATTTATCCCGAGGCGATACGCCTGTTCGCGCTGGGGAAATTGAAGATCGACGGGCGAATGGTCAGGACACTTGAAACATGA